In the genome of Candidatus Zixiibacteriota bacterium, the window TGTCCGGCATTCCTCCGGTGTATGGACTCAACAGCATCGATGCCATACTGGACTAGTTTCTGTTTTCAAGCCCCAGCGAACTTGACAAACGCTGTGATAAAACTAACTTAAAAATGGTACAATAGCCGGGGGGAATCGAACCCCATACTCGCGTTGTGGCACAAGGAGTTACACCCTATTGTGACCACTTTTTCACTGCCGTATGAGCGGCATAGACATCTTAAAACTATAGATCCCCTCAGTCGTCATGCTCAGAGCTTTTTCGCCACATAAACACCATAGCTGTAGTAGTCACTGTATCTTTCATAAAGGGCTATTTCATCTTTTTCCACTTCAACAATCGCCTTTGCCTGAGTACTTTGACCATGCCGCTCAAGGAACTCGTCAAAACGGATCTGCATGGGTCGATAGTAATTCTCAAGCCAGCAATGGATCGGCAAGAAGAAGTAAGCCTCTGGGCTGTAGCCATGACGCTCGAGGACTCCTATTTTTGACGAGGCGACATCAATCTGCGAGTATTCCTTCTCCCAATAAGACTGGAGCTCATGCGGTCGTGTGACACTGAGCCAGGTTATTTCGGAAACGATGAGCTTTCCCCCCGGTTTCAGGAACCGGTTCCAGGCCGAAACACCGGCCTCAAAACCCATGTTGTATATAGCTCCCTCGGACCAGATCACATCAAACTCCTCGTCAGAAAAAGGCAGAGTATTCATGGAGCAGTTCAGTGTGGTGATTTTGTCTGCTACCCCATGGTTGTGCGCTCTGGATTGGAGCTCGTCAAGAAACTCCGATAGAAAATCCACGGCGGTGATTTCCGCATCCAGCTCCTTTGCGAGCAGGACGGTCGACGCGCCCGTGCCACAGCCAATATCCGCAATCTTCAGAGGGCGTGACCGGTCAAGTCCGGCCAACTCCAGCGCTCGTTTTGTTTCAGCTTCTCCACCCGGTCCTTGCCGCACCGCATGCTTGTGGAAATCTATGAGTAGTTGGTAATCGTTCAAGTTTTTCTCCCTAATCAATAATCAATAATCAATTCAAAATAAGGTAAACTTCTCCGTATTGCAAGATGAACAGGAGCAGAGTGAACTGTGACCAAATTGTGTCCACCGTCGTCGCAAGTTATTGCTTGATATTCAGCGATATAGAGGGGGGATGGGGGTATGAGTAAATGATCCGGCCTTTTGCGCCGCTGTCCGCAGGAAAAAAACCAATGATATTGGTGGAGGTGGGGGGAATCGAACCCCATACTCGCGTTGTGGCACAAGGACTTACACCCTATTGTGACCAAATTGTGACCGTTTTTTTTGACTCAAGCCGCTACTTATGTTGGAAAAGTAGTGGCCACCAATCTTTGACATCAATGATCAATGCCCTTGACCTTAATGCTCGCTATGCGTTTGATGGAAAACTGATTGACTTATTACAACCTGTACCTAAAATTCAAGACAAGAGTCCATATTCATTCACCTTTCTAACAGGAAAAGAAAAATGATAAATTTTGCAGAAATGATCTTAATGGGTATCGTGGCGACCCTTATCATGGATATGTTAGCTGTTATTCTCACCGAATCTAAGATCGTTCACCAAATGATAAAACCTGAAGTTGTCGGACGATGGACCATTTATATGCTAAGGGAAAATTCATACATAAGGATATCAATCAAACACCGGTATTGAATTATGAAAAATCGGCAACATTATTGTCTCATTATTTGATAGGAATCGTTCTAGCAGGAATCTATCTTCTCACGGAATTAAAAGTGCCGACAATTCGCCAACAACTGTGGATGCCTCTGATATTTGGATTAACAACGGTTCTCCTGCCATGGTTATGGCTGTATCCCAGCATAGGGCTTGGTTTTTTGGCTTCGAAAACACCAAGAAGATCACTTTACATTGTTACCAGTCTCGTTAATCATACAAATTTCGGATTGGGGTTGATTGTATGGATAGTTGTTTTTCGCCGTTTCTTAATGTGAGGAGAGACCCAACATTTTAATTCAAAGTCTTGTATAGACTTTCTCTATTTGCAGGGCATTATTTTTCTATGTTACCGTAATGACGACGTTACCTTTCTTGTGCCCTTTGTCGACATACCTGTGAGCCTCGACAATCTGTTCCAAAGGATAGCATCTATCTATGACCGATTTTATCTTGCCAGCTTCAATAAGTTCCTTGAGGAAAATTAGATTTTCAGTTATATTTGGTGCAATCCCAATTATTACTTTTTTGCCACCCACAATTGACGTCCATAGTGCTTGAAGAAAGGGCCAATCAACTGTCAGATAGACACCTCTTTGCTTTAGAGATCCTTTACAATGTGGAAAGGTCGTTTTGCCAACTGTGTCAAAAATGGCGTCATAGGTCTGGCCGTTTTTAGTAAAATCCTCTTTCGTGTAATCAATGACCTTATCGGCTCCCAGAGATTTTGCCAATTCTAAATTTATGGTACTGCAAACTCCGGTGACTTCTGCGCCAAAGTATTTGGCAAGTTGTACCGCGAAAGTGCCTACGCTGCCAGAGGCTCCATGGATAAGAACTTTTTGTCCGTTCTGGATATCTCCTTTTCTAAGAAAATGCAATGCTGAAAGTCCCCCGATAGGAACAGCGGCGGCTTCCTCATAGGTCATATTGGCCGGTTTTATTGCAACTAACTCTTCTTCAGGAAGGCATTTGTACTCAGCATTACAACCATTAAAAAATACTCCCTTGGTATATCCAAAAACCTGATCGCCTTCCTTAAATAGTTTTACAGCTTTGCCTACTAATTCAATTTCCCCGGCTAGATCACACCCTGGTATTTTTTTTCTTGGCTTTCTTAGACCATACATTATTCGCCCGGGGAGCCAGAACCAGCGAGCCCATGTGAAACTTCGAATTCTACAGTCCCCTGCTGTTACTGTCGACGCATAAACCCTTACTAGTATTTCATTGTCCTTCGGAGTAGGTTTCTCTACCTCCTTGAGTTGAAGAACATCCGGTGGTCCGTATTTTGTACATACAATTGCTTTCATGCGTTGGTTTTTCCGAATTGTAAGTGCTCCTCAACTTCCATAATCTCTCCTACTGCGCAATAGAACGATCCTTCTTCTGCAAATAGCCTGAGACCGATGCACCTCGTATAATTCGCAGAGAGACCGAGCCCTCTTCGGCTCTTCGTGTCATTAGTCTAAGCACGAAGGATTTCTCGTAGTCCTTGGCGACTCGCTCAGTTTCCCATTCGTACAGACCGAGCCATTCGCCGTTCTCTTCATTGATCATCCATATTTTTTCGTGAAAGCCGGGAAATCCCGCTATCAACAGAATTGGAATGAGTGACAGTCTGCGATTAGCTGTTTGTGAGAATCTCGCAAAATGGAAGCGTACAACAAGGACGACCGGTCCGACATGGCTGTGTTCGCGTTCGGTTCTTCGCTTCATATAGCGGAATACAGTGAATACTTGATCCTCATCGATTTCAAATGATCGAGCGACGAATCGTCTTGGGAACCGTAAGCGACCGATCAGGAAGTAGATTAATGCAATGAAGAAACATACGATAGGAAGCCTGCGAAAGATGCCCGGGGATTCAACGCCGGTGGGCTCTGATACAAGCGGAACTTCTTGGTGTTCCCCCGATGATCTGGGTCTTTCTAACTCATCTGCCGACATGTACTATCCATCCACTTCATGATTCAGACATCGAATTCAATAAAGAGGACATCCTCACCACATTGCAACATAAACTCAGACGGGTTTCACTGTGACCAAATCGTGACTACGATCGTTGTAAGTTATTGTTCGATATTCGTAGTTATAGCAGAGGGACGGGGGTATACACAAATCATCCGACCTATTATGCCGGCGTATTTAGATGAACTGTAACAAGTTATAACAATTGGAGGTGGGGGGAATCGAACCCCCGTCCGAATCTACCGTCTGGCTGCTTTCTACGTGCGTAGTTGGTCTATAATTTCTCGCTCTGCAAGCTGCCAACCAACAGGCCACCGGCAAAGCCAGCCTTTGTTTTTAAGCTCTCCTTAAAGGCGTCGGAAAGCCGAGTCTCCTTTTGCGGCGCTGTAGTCTGACCCGAGAGACAACGGTTCAGGTACAACGGGCTGCACTATTTCTAGGCTGCCATGGCGTAATTAGATTCGCCAATTAGTGTTTTGCCCGGTTTTTTAACGGGGCCCCAGACAACCCCGGCACGCCAACAACCCTCCACTAAACCCGTCGAATCCAGTTCACCCCCATAATCGAAATCGTATCGTCGAAGGAGTGAGCTGTCGCGGCCATGAAAGGACGTGACAACTTCATATGTCAAAGAACTCTACATATAGTATACACCAACTGCCGGAAATATTCAATAGCTGGCATAAGTTATGTCGGCATAAGTTAAACGCATCGGCAGCCGAAGAGTTGCAAATTGATTGGGGCAGGCGACAGGTATCACCTGTTTAGGGCATCTGCTGCCCACTACACACTTGTAACCCTTGGCAATTTGTTCTATCGGACAGTGTTGGTCAATGGCCGATTATCTGTGGGCATTTACTTCCTACGGAACTATTGTGTTGAGCTATCCGAAACTTTATTACCCCACTGTTGTTTCAAGATTTCCATTGTTTCCATAATCACATCGTTGCCATCTTTTTGTAATGGTGTAGCACGACCTCTTCTGATGTAAATATGATCTATCAATGTGCCACCTTTACTTACGATGAGATCACCAAATTCATCTATATTTTCCTGCTCGAACCTACTATTAAATGTGTTGAATAAAATTACTTTGTTGTTGGTGAAATCATTGTTTCTTACAAACGTCCAAATTGGAGGTGCCGGACGGAATAGCCATATAGGAGAACCAAGAAAAATCAAATCATAACTGCTCATGTCAATCGTTTCGGGATTAATAATTGTTTCTGTTTCGTTACTAGCATCGATAAAAGCATTGTACCAGCCTGTGAAATCTCTACTGTAGCTTTCAGCTTCAATGAATTTTAAATCAGCATCATGATACTTGGCAATTTCCTTGGCCATGGCTTCAGTATTCCCGTTACGTGAGTAGCAAAGAACCAATACTTGGGCAGTCTCACCTTGATCTCTCAAGTAAGGCTTACTCTCAAAATGAGAAAAGTTCTTAATAACAATTGACAAAACGCTAGCGATAATCACTATCACAGCGATTATTGCTAGAGTCCAGACCATTTTTTTTCTTTTGACTCTCGTAATCACTTTCCTATTTTATTAAAGAACTGTTCAAATATAGCCTAAACCGCTCCAGATCATTATTGATGTCTTGATTCCGTATTGATGTCTTGATTCCGTGGACAACAGCTGCGGTGTCTTCCACTCATGAGATTCTTCTTCTAAAACACCAACCTTACCCCAAACTGGTTAATCGGTTTGGACTCAAAGGTCGCAATAACGCGTTGGACATTCAGACTTAAAAAACTCGTTACCGGTTTGACCAGCGAAAGTTCTACGTAATAATCATAGTTATTTTTGCCCAGCGAAAGGTCAAAGGGATCGGCGTATGAGTATTTCCAATTGAAATCACCTGTGAACTCAAAAGTAAATGACGTGAGTAGTTTGAATGAGTTGATCGAGACAACTTGAAATGTCCTCCCTCGATTTTCACCGGCGTCATCATAGTTCTGATAGAAGGAAAGTTCGTTGGAAATAGGGTAGAAACCCAGCTTTCCGGATGGGGCTTCCCATTGGGGAATCATCCCCGCTGAGATCGAAGTGGCAAAGAGGAGTGACGTTGTCACCACCATGCAGACGAGCAGAACGAGCTTGCGCATGATATTTCTCCATTGGTTTGAAAATTATGGTTTGCGAATAGACTCCGTAATGTGCATGACCAAACAATCCTACCGGGTCAGATTCTGAAGCAACTCCGTCGCCGGGTTGTTGTTCGGTTGAAGCGTGAGCGAACGGCGCAGGTAACCTTCGGCTGTTTCAGAATCTCCCGATCTTATCAGGACCTGAGCCAGTTGATTGTACGCATGAAACGAACCAGGGAAAGCATCGATATTCAGGAGGAACATCTGTTCCGCCTCTTGGAGACGATTTTCCTGTAGCAGACTCTGCCCGATGCGGTCGAGTTGATATTCGTCTAGATCGTAGTCGGTAGAGTCGCTGTTTCTGATTTCCTGATACATCCGCACCGCATAACCTATCCCCTCATCGTCAATCCACACAAGAAGCGAATCGGATAGAAGTAATTGAGGTGTTTTCAGATTCAGACCAATTGGGGAGTTGGCGACCAGGAGACGAGAGATTTCCGTAAAGAAGCTGTGGTCATAGACACCTGCCGGTGAATCGCCCCAGTCGAACAGCGTTCTGTATTTCGAGGCAGCATCATACAACTGCCGTGCATGATTCGCCGTGCCACACTCTCCGGTTCCAGATGGAATAAACAGTTTAGGAGTATTGATCTGTGGAATTCTGGCCAGTGAATTAAACTCAGAGCTAATAAAATAGCTAACCGGGAACATCGGATAGCATTCGCCTACGACCGCACAAGCTGAAGTGTATGGAGCCACAACTACTACAGCGGCTGCATTTACATCTACCGCCACATCTATGGCTACCGCAGCACCAAGACCCACACCGTAGAGGATGATGTCAGTCGATTTAATGTCCCTGACATGTTTGATTTGGTGATAGCAAGCCCGAGCATCAAGTCCAAGCCCGATTTCGGTCGGCTCACCGCCGCTTTCACCAAATCCTCGATAATCTACAGCAAGGACGTTGAGTCCCATGCTGCGTAACAGCATGTATTCGTCGAGGTTTGATGCTACCGTCTGACCCCGATCGTGAAAGTAGATGAGCCAGTAGTTTGAAGAATCCTCTGGAGCTGCTGTGATCTCCCAACCCACCAGTTTCACAGTATCGTCGGTGGTCAATTCCACGCGGTTAATATCAAGGTCGGCGTACGGAGGGTGTTCAATCGTCTCTGTCAACTGTTCATAAATAATCTTAGACTCGCCTGCGGCAAACCACAGAGTAGCTCCTGTGTACAGGACAATAACAACCAGCAAACCAACAATCCATGTTTTGTTCATCAGAGATCGATCCTTCTTGTTTTCCATATCACATAGAGCACACAAAAGCCTCAACGAATGGGAATGATAAGGATATGTACAGGCACCTGTCAAGCAAGAGTCGGATTGGTAATTTTGCGACCATTGAGCCTATCTACGGCGCAGGTCTCATGTAGGTGCCATTAAAGGAATTGGTGAGCAATGCGTTTAGCGTATCCACAAGCGAGCGGCTCGTAAAGCCAAGTTCCCGACGGGCTTTCATGGATGAATAGCTCCAATCATAGTCCAGAAGCTTCACCAGGTCGGGATAAACCGAGACCTTGCCGCCTCGTATCTTACTGATTGAGGACGAAGAGGTAGCCACAAGGTTGAGAAACCAGCGTGGAATCCGCACCAGATGGGGTATCTTGCCAAGAATTGAGGAAACAGCCAGAATCAATTCCCGCACCGTGACATTGTCCCCTCCAAGGATATAGCGTTGCCCGGGACGACCATCGGTGATGGCATTGATTACGGCAGGAGCGACATCACGAATATCGACCAGATTAACGCGGTTAGGTAAATCAGGCATCAGCCACCGACTAAAAGTCTGGAGTGCTTTACCGCGATCATCGCCCGTTCTGGATGGGGCCACGATGATCGATGGATTCACCGTCACCAACTCGGTGTCACCGCTCGTCGATAGCTTTTCCAGTTCGATTTCGGCTTCATGTTTGGTTATAATATAGGGAATACGAAAATGCCCCAGATTGAACTTGTTGTCTTCTGAAATCTTCAGCCGAGCCCCAACGCGACCGTTGATTGTATCCGACTTACGAGGCAGGGCAGCCGTCGCAGCCACAGTCGAGGCATGCACGAACCGCTTCACACCAGCTTTCTGAGCCGCCTGAAACAGGCGACACGGTGCAACCGTATTAATCTCGGTAAACTGCTCCGCGCAGTCCTGTCGAAAATTCACCCACGCGGCCGTATGGATGATAACATCAATCCCTTTAACAAGCGCAGGAAGCCCATCGTAATCCTGAAGGTCAACTATCCGTTTCTCCAATCCAAGAGAATCGACATACCTGGTGTCGGATGATTCGCGTGCGTGCGCAACGGATTTCAGACCGCGACGGTCAAGCTCATACAGGAGTTGTTTACCCAGCGACCCGGAAGCGCCAGTTACCAGAATCTTATCATCAGACAGAGACATTGCAGTTACCTATTACCGAAGAGGTCAGTCATACCGATATTATACTTTGAGATACGAAAAACTGACGTTATCATCAATTGATTTTAATATAACGGTGTATGTTTGATGAAAAAACTTTTAAAAACAATCTGGCATGGATGGATGAAATTCGCTCTCGTAGTGGGTCGCTTCAACACCTTGCTATTGCTAACACTGTTTTACTTTGTTGCCGTTGCCCCGATGGGACTATGTATGCGTCTGTTTGGCTGGGATCCGCTTGATGGACGCAGAAAGAAATCGTTAACTAAAACCAATTGGAAACCGGTTCGTGATAATGAGCCGGACCAGAGCTCTTTGCGACGACTGAGTTGACCATGCGCATCCTCGGTATTTCCTGCTTTTATCATGATGCCGCCGCCGCGATTGTGTGCGATGGGGTTCTGCAAGCCGCTTCAAGCGAAGAACGCATCAGTCGGAAGAAACATGACCCGGAATTGCCTGTCGGCGCAGTAAGATATTGTCTCAAGCGGACCGGTCTGGAGATCAACGATTTGGATCATGTTGTTTTCTATGACAAGCCGCTGCTCAAGTTCGAACGCATCCTGACCGGCTATATGGCAAACCCCTTCCGTTCCTACAAGGCCTTTCTTGCCGCCCTGCCTATCTGGTTACGTCGCAAACTTTGGGTTGATTACGTTATTCACAAGGAACTGGGTTACGATGGCGAGGCTCTTTTCCTACCGCATCACTTATCACACGCCGCCGGAGCGTTCTATTGTTCACCTTTCGAACAGGCAGCAATTCTTACGATCGACGGCGTTGGAGAGTGGGCCAATGCTTCTTATGGAGTCGGTGACAACAATCGAGTGCGACTGATTGATGAGATGCATTATCCCCATTCGGTGGGACTGATATACTCGGCCATGACCTACTACCTGGGTTTTCGTGTTAACTCTGCCGAATATAAGATCATGGGGCTGGCTCCATACGGAACTCCGCGTTATGCCGACCTGATTGAGGAGAAACTGGTCACTATCCATGATGACGGTTCGATCCACCTGAACCTCGACTACTTCACATACTGCCATGGTCTGACCATGACCGGCCCGGCAATGGAGAAATTGTTTGGCCAACCCCGACGCAATCCGGAGTCGGATCTGCAACCATTCCATAACGACGTGGCCGCGTCAATTCAGAAAGTTACCGAAAAAATCGTCCTGCGCATGGCACGTCATGTACGCGAAAAAACCGGTATGAACAATCTATGCATGGCTGGCGGCGTCGCGCTCAATTGCCGAGCCAACGGTCTCCTTCTTCGAGAACAGATTTTCGACAATATCTACATCCAGCCCGCTGCCGGTGACTCCGGCGGTGCCGTAGGCGCAGCACTCTACACCCACTACCAGTGCACAAAGGACAATAAGCGCCCCCAGCCATTTTGGAATCTGGGCCCGGTGTACGATGATGACGAGATCGGGAATTTCCTCGACCGCGAGAATATTCCACACGAAGCCGGAGATGTCGGTCAGCTTGCGACGCGGGCGGCTAAGGCCGTGGCCGACGGAAAGATCGTTGCCATTTTCCAGGGCGCAGCCGAGTTTGGACCACGAGCGCTTGGGTTCCGCTCAATCGTAGCCGACCCACGCGACAATACCATGAAAGAGAAGATCAACGCCGCAGTAAAATACCGCGAACCGTTCCGACCATTTGCTCCAGCCGTAATGGCTGAACACGCTGCAGACTACTTCGATTGTCAGGGCGAGTCGCCCTTTATGTTGTTCAATTTCAACGTACATTCCGACAAACGTGCAACCATCCCAGCCGTAACACACGTTGACAATTCCTCTCGCATTCAGACCGTATCCGCCGAGGACAATCCGATTTTTCATCGCCTTATTGATGAATTCCGTAAACTGACCGGAGTGGCCGTTGTGCTCAACACCTCTTTCAACTTGCGTGGACACCCCATCGTTAACACTCCCGAAGATGCCTTCGCCACATTCTGCTCGGGTGGTATTGACTTTGTCCTCCTCGGCGGTTATATTGTGGATAAGAGGATGGTTTCTGGGGCTCTGTTGCGGAAGTTCAAATTCGAGAAGAGTGATGACTAGCGCAGGTGCGTTGGTGAACTTGTTCTTGCCCCAGTTTGTTACAACTTTTATCTGACTGATCGCCATGTTTCGACGATTACGCATACTATCTGAGATGTTTCATTTCTTGAAGACCTCCAAGAAATGGTGGCTGGGACCTATTCTGCTCTTTCTGGTCTTGCTATCTTTGTTGGTAGTGTTCACCGAATCGTCGGCGCTGGCCCCGTTCATCTATTCGCTATTCTAAGTTGCGGAGCGAATCTATGGCTACCTTGCAACCTGAGCACCGCATCAGGCCGGTGCCTGTTTATGTGAAACTTCTGGTAGGCCTTGTCTTTCTGCTGGGGTTTCTGCTAGTATCTGAATTCGTATTCAATGCTATTGAGGTCGAGCCCGCCTTCAAGAATCAGTTCTTCCCTCTGAATCGCGACATTGACTTCGCCGACATTTACCAGAAGGATGCTCGACTGTTCTGGCGTTTCAGAGAGAATCAGACAATAGACTCCCGGGCATTTTGCTACATTGACTACCACATTAATTCGTCGGGTAGACGTGGCCCCGAAACACAGAGGCAGAAATCAGGACTACGCATCGTAGCTCTTGGCAATTCGTGTACGTTCGGCTGGGGTGTCCCCTGGGCGCAAACCTGGACAGCACAACTTGAACCACTTGTCAAAGAACAATACGGAAACACCGTCGAGATAATCAACGCCGGCGTTCCGGGCTATTCGTCACATCAGGGTCGGATTTATTTCGAAGAAGAACTGGTACACCTCGATCCTGACGTTGTGCTAATATGTTTTGGATGGAATGACCATTGGGCCGCCGGATTGGGCATACCCGATTGTGACCAACAGATGCCGGCTCCGTGGTTGCTTAAGGGACACAATCTCCTGGCACCCTTGAAGACCTATCAGTTCATGAGAATGTTAGTGCTGTCCCTAACCGACAAGAAACAGAATCTGACACTGGGATCGGTTGCTACGCGACGAGTTTCGCAGGACCAGTTCTATATGAATCTTCGATCTATGGTTCGTCTTGCTCATTCAA includes:
- a CDS encoding carbamoyltransferase, whose product is MRILGISCFYHDAAAAIVCDGVLQAASSEERISRKKHDPELPVGAVRYCLKRTGLEINDLDHVVFYDKPLLKFERILTGYMANPFRSYKAFLAALPIWLRRKLWVDYVIHKELGYDGEALFLPHHLSHAAGAFYCSPFEQAAILTIDGVGEWANASYGVGDNNRVRLIDEMHYPHSVGLIYSAMTYYLGFRVNSAEYKIMGLAPYGTPRYADLIEEKLVTIHDDGSIHLNLDYFTYCHGLTMTGPAMEKLFGQPRRNPESDLQPFHNDVAASIQKVTEKIVLRMARHVREKTGMNNLCMAGGVALNCRANGLLLREQIFDNIYIQPAAGDSGGAVGAALYTHYQCTKDNKRPQPFWNLGPVYDDDEIGNFLDRENIPHEAGDVGQLATRAAKAVADGKIVAIFQGAAEFGPRALGFRSIVADPRDNTMKEKINAAVKYREPFRPFAPAVMAEHAADYFDCQGESPFMLFNFNVHSDKRATIPAVTHVDNSSRIQTVSAEDNPIFHRLIDEFRKLTGVAVVLNTSFNLRGHPIVNTPEDAFATFCSGGIDFVLLGGYIVDKRMVSGALLRKFKFEKSDD
- a CDS encoding SGNH/GDSL hydrolase family protein — encoded protein: MATLQPEHRIRPVPVYVKLLVGLVFLLGFLLVSEFVFNAIEVEPAFKNQFFPLNRDIDFADIYQKDARLFWRFRENQTIDSRAFCYIDYHINSSGRRGPETQRQKSGLRIVALGNSCTFGWGVPWAQTWTAQLEPLVKEQYGNTVEIINAGVPGYSSHQGRIYFEEELVHLDPDVVLICFGWNDHWAAGLGIPDCDQQMPAPWLLKGHNLLAPLKTYQFMRMLVLSLTDKKQNLTLGSVATRRVSQDQFYMNLRSMVRLAHSRAITPILVVPPIAAMDIYFDETVSPFHRIHASYQQAIHDLAHRENLAVADLQQVFDQRNDLFDDAYGDAVHYNSQGHAVAAQTIVEVLRPVYSSK
- a CDS encoding NAD-dependent epimerase/dehydratase family protein, with product MSLSDDKILVTGASGSLGKQLLYELDRRGLKSVAHARESSDTRYVDSLGLEKRIVDLQDYDGLPALVKGIDVIIHTAAWVNFRQDCAEQFTEINTVAPCRLFQAAQKAGVKRFVHASTVAATAALPRKSDTINGRVGARLKISEDNKFNLGHFRIPYIITKHEAEIELEKLSTSGDTELVTVNPSIIVAPSRTGDDRGKALQTFSRWLMPDLPNRVNLVDIRDVAPAVINAITDGRPGQRYILGGDNVTVRELILAVSSILGKIPHLVRIPRWFLNLVATSSSSISKIRGGKVSVYPDLVKLLDYDWSYSSMKARRELGFTSRSLVDTLNALLTNSFNGTYMRPAP
- a CDS encoding class I SAM-dependent methyltransferase: MNDYQLLIDFHKHAVRQGPGGEAETKRALELAGLDRSRPLKIADIGCGTGASTVLLAKELDAEITAVDFLSEFLDELQSRAHNHGVADKITTLNCSMNTLPFSDEEFDVIWSEGAIYNMGFEAGVSAWNRFLKPGGKLIVSEITWLSVTRPHELQSYWEKEYSQIDVASSKIGVLERHGYSPEAYFFLPIHCWLENYYRPMQIRFDEFLERHGQSTQAKAIVEVEKDEIALYERYSDYYSYGVYVAKKL
- a CDS encoding NAD(P)-dependent alcohol dehydrogenase, with the protein product MKAIVCTKYGPPDVLQLKEVEKPTPKDNEILVRVYASTVTAGDCRIRSFTWARWFWLPGRIMYGLRKPRKKIPGCDLAGEIELVGKAVKLFKEGDQVFGYTKGVFFNGCNAEYKCLPEEELVAIKPANMTYEEAAAVPIGGLSALHFLRKGDIQNGQKVLIHGASGSVGTFAVQLAKYFGAEVTGVCSTINLELAKSLGADKVIDYTKEDFTKNGQTYDAIFDTVGKTTFPHCKGSLKQRGVYLTVDWPFLQALWTSIVGGKKVIIGIAPNITENLIFLKELIEAGKIKSVIDRCYPLEQIVEAHRYVDKGHKKGNVVITVT
- a CDS encoding DUF2938 domain-containing protein, coding for MDHLYAKGKFIHKDINQTPVLNYEKSATLLSHYLIGIVLAGIYLLTELKVPTIRQQLWMPLIFGLTTVLLPWLWLYPSIGLGFLASKTPRRSLYIVTSLVNHTNFGLGLIVWIVVFRRFLM
- a CDS encoding YdhR family protein, translated to MKRRTEREHSHVGPVVLVVRFHFARFSQTANRRLSLIPILLIAGFPGFHEKIWMINEENGEWLGLYEWETERVAKDYEKSFVLRLMTRRAEEGSVSLRIIRGASVSGYLQKKDRSIAQ
- a CDS encoding alpha/beta fold hydrolase, which encodes MENKKDRSLMNKTWIVGLLVVIVLYTGATLWFAAGESKIIYEQLTETIEHPPYADLDINRVELTTDDTVKLVGWEITAAPEDSSNYWLIYFHDRGQTVASNLDEYMLLRSMGLNVLAVDYRGFGESGGEPTEIGLGLDARACYHQIKHVRDIKSTDIILYGVGLGAAVAIDVAVDVNAAAVVVVAPYTSACAVVGECYPMFPVSYFISSEFNSLARIPQINTPKLFIPSGTGECGTANHARQLYDAASKYRTLFDWGDSPAGVYDHSFFTEISRLLVANSPIGLNLKTPQLLLSDSLLVWIDDEGIGYAVRMYQEIRNSDSTDYDLDEYQLDRIGQSLLQENRLQEAEQMFLLNIDAFPGSFHAYNQLAQVLIRSGDSETAEGYLRRSLTLQPNNNPATELLQNLTR